The Blattabacterium cuenoti genomic interval GGAATGCCATCTTATCCAATAGATGGAATGAATCCAGAAAAAATAGCAAAATCAGCATTTAATGCAATAGAGAGAGCTAGAAATGGAAATGGAGCAACTTTTTTAGATATAAAAACCTACAGATATAGAGGCCATTCTATGTCAGATTCAGAATCATATAGAAGTAAAGAGGAAATTAATTTTTTTAAAAAAAAAGATCCCATTTTAAGTTTAAAAAATTTAATTATTAAAAAAAAATGGGAAACTGTAGAAAATTTGAATATTATAGAAAATGAAGTAAGAGAAAAAGTTGATTCTTGTGTAGAATTTGCAGAAAAATCTGATTATCCATCTTTACAAGATATGTATGATGTTGTTTACGATGAAAAAAGTTATCCTTTTTTAGATTTCTAATACTTAATTAGTTTTTTATTCATAACATATAAAAAAAATATTTTAATAATGGCAGAAATAATATCTATGCCCCAATTAAGTGATACAATGGAAGAGGGGACAGTAATTAAATGGAATAAAAAAGTAGGAGATACAGTATCGGAAGGTGATATATTAGCTGAAATAGAAACAGACAAAGCAATTCAAGATTTTGAAGTTGATGTTAGCGGAATTTTGTTATTTATTGGAGTTAAAGAAGGTGAACGAACTCGTGTAAATGATATATTAGCAATTGTTGGAAAAAAAGGAGAAGACATAAATAATATAATTTTAAAATCATCATCGGAAAAAACAGAAAAAAAAGATACTGATACTCAAAAAATAGAAAAAAATAATAATAAAGAAGAAAAAAATGAATATTGTGATGATAAAAAAAATGAAAAAAGAAAATTTATTTCTCCTTTAGCAAAAAAAATGGCTAAAAGTAGTGGAATATCTTTGAAAAATATAAAAATAGGCAGTGGAGAATATGGAAGAATAATAAAAAAAGATATAGAACTTCAAAAAAATAAACAATTTTATGAAAATAGAATAACTCATACATCAATGAGAAAAAAAATAGCAGCTCATTTGACTTTTTCTAAATTTTCTGCACCACATTATTACTTATTTAGTGAAATTTTAGTAGATAATCTGGTAGATATAAGAAAAAATATAAATAATAAAATTTCTTTAGAAGAAAAAATATCTTTTAATGATTTTATTATAAAAGCGGCTGCTCAATCTTTAAAAAAAAATACAAATATGAATATTTCTTGGAATGAAGAAGAAATATTAATTCACAAATCAATTAATATAGGATTTGCTGTAGCAATAAAAGATGGGTTAATAGTTCCAGTTATTAAAAATGCAGATCAAAAATCTATTTTACAAATATCTAAAGAAGTAAAAAACAAAATTTTGCATTCAAAATCTAGAATAATTAAAAAAGAAGAACTGGAAAATAGTACTTTTACTATTTCAAACTTAGGAATGTATGGAATAGATTGTTTTACCTCTATTATAAATATACCAAATTCATCTATTTTATCTATTGGTTCAATAACAAAACGTCCTATTATAAAAAATTCTAAAATAGAGATAGGATATACTATGAAGATAACTTTATCTTGCGATCACAGAATTATAGATGGAGCAACAGGAAGTAACTATATTCATACTTTAAAAGGATTTTTAGAAGATCCTATTACAATATTAATTTGATTTTCTAATAACTTTTTTTTTTATAAATGAAAAAAAAATTGGAAATATAAATAACACAAATGTAAATACATGAAAAATAATATCTAATGATAAATTTTTTGTATGTACTTTAAAAAAAGAAAAAATAAGTTTTATTCCAAGAATAATTATTACAAAAAATATTGAATTATTTAATTCCGGAAACTTTTTTACTAATTGTATAAAAAATTTAGCAATTAATTTAATAGATAAAATACCCGTAAATATTCCAAAAAATATTAATAAATAGTTATCAGATAATGCAACTGAAGCAAATATATTATCAATAGAGAAGGCCAAATCCATTATTACTATAGTTAATAATACTTTAAAAAAAGATCTTTTTTTATTACTCCTTATAATTTTTTTTTTTTTTTAAAAAATGACTAATTCCAATAAATATTAAATATATACCACCCAATAATTTCAACCAATACATTTTAATTAATATAGACATAAATAAAAAACATATTACTCTGAAAAAATAAGCTCCAATAATTCCATATTTTATAGCAATTTTTCTATGTTTATCTTTTAAACTTACAATTATAGATGACAACATAATTGCATTATCTATAGATAAAATACTTTCAATTAAAAATAAATTTCCTATAATAAATAAAGATAAAATAGGATTTTCAATAATTTCTTTTATATTTTTTTCTAAAAAATAAATCATTATAATTAATTATTATATAAAATTTTTGCGTAAAAAACACATAAAAAAAATAAAGAATAATAATTCATTGATACTTATGTTTTTTTTACTGAAAAAAAAATCACTATAATTATATATTATATAAAATTTTTTTTAAAATAAAAATATGAAAAATTTTCTATTTATTAGTATTGAAGAAAGCTTTTTGATAATTCTTATTGCTATTATTATTTTTGGACCAAAAAAAATTCCAAATATAGCTAGGGGATTAGGAGAAGGAATTAGATATTTAAAGGAAGCTAAAAATCAAATACAAAAAGAAATTTACAAGGATTCACCTACTATAAACAACAATAGTAACATAAATAAAAATAAAAAAAAACCATACTTTTCTATAAAAAGGAATAAATAATTATATTTATTTTCTATATATTTTAACTTTTGTTTTTTCAAATAAAAACGGTTCAAATTTATCTAAAACAATTTTTTTTAAATAATTATCTAAAATTTTTTTTTTAGATTCTATATTTTGTTGTTTTACATGTGTAAAAAAACGTTTTAAAGGTCTAACAAAATAGACTCCTCTTATTCCAAATATAGGATAAGATGTTTTATATAATTTTGAAGAAAAAATAGATCCAATAACTTTTGGCTCTTTACAATTTTCAATAATAGAATTATAAAAATTTAATTCACAATGTTTGTGAATTTTTTTAGAAAAAAAATTAGAAATTTCTTCTAAGTTTTTAGATTTAAATTTTTCTAAAAAAATTTTTTTTATCTTTTTATTTAAAATAATTGGACCTATATCATTTTTAATTTTTTCAATATAAATTCCTTTTTCTTTTTTTCCAAATAAATAAACTATAATATTATCTTTATTATTATTATTTGCAGTAAAAATTTTTAAATTTACTTTTTTTCTTTCCTTACTAAAAGCCCAATCAATTATTTCTTTGTCTATTTCAGTATTTAATCCTACAATATTCCATTGGTTTTTTTTAATTTTTTTAAAAAATATTGTTTCAAATTTTTCCTTTCTAGCATTATTTACAAATGTATTTAAATTAGAATTTTCATTGTTTTTAATAAAAATATTTATTTTTTTTTGTATATAATCTTTAGTATATTTAGATGGATTAAGAGTTTTAATTATAATAGCAAATTGATAAGCAGTTTCTGGTTGTTTTTTATCATCAATTTTTATAACATGATATCCCAATTTTGTTTCAGTAATACCTATTGTTCCTTTTTTGTTCTTTGAAGAAAAAAGATCAAATGTTCCAATAGATTTTTTACCTTCATAACTTATCCAACCTAAACTCCCTTTATATTTTTTTGCATTAATAATATCATCTGATTTATTAACAGCAAAAAAATTAAATTTATTGGGATTTTTTAATAAAAAATTATATACATTATTTGCAATAATTTTAGCCTCTTTTTTATTTCTTTTGTTATAAGAATATTGAGCATCTTTATGTGAAATTAATATATGACTGGCTAAAACAGAATTAAAAATAGTTTTTTTCCCAGTTAGTTTAGCTATAACGTAAATATTATTTTCCTTTACTGGACCAAACATAGATCCAATATCTTTATTTTTTCTTACAAAATATTGTAATGATGAAGGTAGTTGACGTTTAAAATAAAAATTAGTATCAAAAGATTTTTCTAATTTATTCTTATTAGAATATAAAATAGGATCATAATTAGTATTTTTTAATTTAAAAAATATTTCTTTTATTTTTTTATTCATATTTTTTTCATCATTTTTAGATGGGTAAGTATGAGATATAGCAATACTTATAACTCTTGTATCACATTCTTTTTTAGATTTATATTTATAAATATTTTTATTAATATAATTATAAATATCATTTTCTCTAAAAAATATGTTATATCTATTTTCTATTTCTGAATATGGTATTAAAATATAATCAACAACAGAAAAAAATCTTTTATCTCTATCATTAAGTTCATATTCTATTGGAGAAGAATTTAATCCATGTTTCAACATTTCCATATATTTATTTGCAAGAATTTTACTGTTTATATTATTTTTTTCATAATTCCAAATACTTTTTTCTTGTTCTATACCATTCTTTATATTTATAAATGGATCTTTTAATTTTTTTAAGTAAGTTTGGAATTTATTTATGTCCATATTTCCATATATATTTTGAAAATCCAATATTT includes:
- a CDS encoding SurA N-terminal domain-containing protein, with product MSILGKIRNNTWIIFFVISIFLLFIIFDTSHLGKFLLENRKVVGKVNGENIYDNQYYDCIQFLKSFNKENLDSVLKNNAWKLLIREKMWNKKIKDLGIKNTDKDFWEQISKKSIYSKILDFQNIYGNMDINKFQTYLKKLKDPFINIKNGIEQEKSIWNYEKNNINSKILANKYMEMLKHGLNSSPIEYELNDRDKRFFSVVDYILIPYSEIENRYNIFFRENDIYNYINKNIYKYKSKKECDTRVISIAISHTYPSKNDEKNMNKKIKEIFFKLKNTNYDPILYSNKNKLEKSFDTNFYFKRQLPSSLQYFVRKNKDIGSMFGPVKENNIYVIAKLTGKKTIFNSVLASHILISHKDAQYSYNKRNKKEAKIIANNVYNFLLKNPNKFNFFAVNKSDDIINAKKYKGSLGWISYEGKKSIGTFDLFSSKNKKGTIGITETKLGYHVIKIDDKKQPETAYQFAIIIKTLNPSKYTKDYIQKKINIFIKNNENSNLNTFVNNARKEKFETIFFKKIKKNQWNIVGLNTEIDKEIIDWAFSKERKKVNLKIFTANNNNKDNIIVYLFGKKEKGIYIEKIKNDIGPIILNKKIKKIFLEKFKSKNLEEISNFFSKKIHKHCELNFYNSIIENCKEPKVIGSIFSSKLYKTSYPIFGIRGVYFVRPLKRFFTHVKQQNIESKKKILDNYLKKIVLDKFEPFLFEKTKVKIYRK
- a CDS encoding TerC family protein — protein: MDLAFSIDNIFASVALSDNYLLIFFGIFTGILSIKLIAKFFIQLVKKFPELNNSIFFVIIILGIKLIFSFFKVHTKNLSLDIIFHVFTFVLFIFPIFFSFIKKKVIRKSN
- a CDS encoding Sec-independent protein translocase subunit TatA/TatB; the protein is MKNFLFISIEESFLIILIAIIIFGPKKIPNIARGLGEGIRYLKEAKNQIQKEIYKDSPTINNNSNINKNKKKPYFSIKRNK
- a CDS encoding TerC family protein, which encodes MIYFLEKNIKEIIENPILSLFIIGNLFLIESILSIDNAIMLSSIIVSLKDKHRKIAIKYGIIGAYFFRVICFLFMSILIKMYWLKLLGGIYLIFIGISHFLKKKKNYKE
- a CDS encoding dihydrolipoamide acetyltransferase family protein gives rise to the protein MAEIISMPQLSDTMEEGTVIKWNKKVGDTVSEGDILAEIETDKAIQDFEVDVSGILLFIGVKEGERTRVNDILAIVGKKGEDINNIILKSSSEKTEKKDTDTQKIEKNNNKEEKNEYCDDKKNEKRKFISPLAKKMAKSSGISLKNIKIGSGEYGRIIKKDIELQKNKQFYENRITHTSMRKKIAAHLTFSKFSAPHYYLFSEILVDNLVDIRKNINNKISLEEKISFNDFIIKAAAQSLKKNTNMNISWNEEEILIHKSINIGFAVAIKDGLIVPVIKNADQKSILQISKEVKNKILHSKSRIIKKEELENSTFTISNLGMYGIDCFTSIINIPNSSILSIGSITKRPIIKNSKIEIGYTMKITLSCDHRIIDGATGSNYIHTLKGFLEDPITILI